In Mycolicibacterium mucogenicum DSM 44124, the following are encoded in one genomic region:
- a CDS encoding PQQ-binding-like beta-propeller repeat protein, with translation MPAHRIRRLAAVAVAAVTLTVAGCGNTDSWVKAHPSDGWPAQYGDAANSSFTALAGAGSLKQDWARSAKGNLGAQVILGSGSYLAINAQSSNGCSLMVWESDQHGRQRWCTRLWQGGGMSSPLFDGFDNMYVGQPGAIMSFPPTQWIRWRQPVIGMPTTPRILSPGQLLVVTHLGQVLVFDAHRGQTIGAPLDLVSGVDPADSARGLADCQPAKAACPISAAPAYSPDTDMVVLGLWQPGTDAPALVGLRYHEGQTPLLTREWSSTAVGGGPIASPVLSADGKTVYVNGRDQHLWAVNSADGKAKWSVNLGFQPQTPPSVTPDGLVVAGGGPQTKLTAVKDKGDKGEVAWTRADVEPLTTATRAGTDVGYVVVRDGQAGQALVVFSPADGHTVNSYPLPGATGWPVGVSVGHDKRVITATSDGQVYAFAPA, from the coding sequence ATGCCTGCACACCGAATCCGCCGCCTCGCCGCCGTTGCTGTTGCGGCGGTCACCCTGACCGTTGCCGGGTGCGGCAACACCGACTCCTGGGTCAAGGCGCACCCGTCGGACGGCTGGCCGGCACAGTACGGCGACGCCGCCAACAGCAGCTTCACCGCGTTGGCCGGGGCAGGCAGCCTGAAGCAGGACTGGGCCCGCTCGGCCAAGGGCAATCTCGGCGCACAGGTGATCCTCGGCTCCGGCAGCTATTTGGCCATCAACGCGCAGTCGTCCAATGGTTGCTCCCTGATGGTGTGGGAAAGCGACCAGCACGGCCGCCAGCGCTGGTGTACCCGGCTGTGGCAGGGCGGCGGCATGTCCAGCCCTCTGTTCGACGGCTTCGACAACATGTACGTCGGCCAGCCCGGCGCGATCATGTCGTTCCCGCCGACGCAGTGGATCCGCTGGCGCCAGCCCGTGATCGGGATGCCGACGACACCGCGCATCCTGTCGCCCGGCCAGCTCCTCGTGGTGACACATCTGGGCCAGGTACTGGTGTTCGACGCCCACCGCGGCCAGACCATCGGCGCCCCGCTGGACCTCGTCAGCGGCGTCGACCCCGCCGACTCGGCGCGCGGCCTGGCCGACTGCCAGCCCGCCAAGGCGGCGTGCCCCATCTCGGCGGCGCCCGCCTACTCCCCTGACACCGACATGGTGGTGCTGGGCCTGTGGCAACCGGGCACCGATGCCCCGGCCCTGGTCGGGCTGCGCTACCACGAGGGCCAGACGCCGCTGCTGACCCGCGAATGGAGCAGCACGGCGGTCGGCGGCGGCCCCATCGCCAGCCCGGTGCTGTCCGCCGACGGCAAGACCGTCTACGTCAACGGCCGCGATCAGCACCTCTGGGCGGTCAACTCCGCCGACGGCAAGGCCAAGTGGTCGGTCAACCTCGGGTTCCAGCCGCAGACGCCGCCATCGGTGACACCGGACGGTCTGGTGGTCGCCGGCGGCGGGCCGCAGACCAAGCTCACCGCGGTCAAGGACAAGGGCGACAAGGGCGAGGTGGCGTGGACGCGTGCCGACGTCGAGCCGCTGACGACGGCCACGCGCGCCGGCACCGACGTCGGGTACGTCGTGGTCCGCGACGGTCAGGCCGGCCAGGCGTTGGTGGTCTTCTCCCCCGCCGACGGCCACACCGTGAACAGCTATCCGCTGCCGGGCGCCACGGGCTGGCCCGTCGGGGTGTCCGTCGGGCACGACAAGCGCGTCATCACCGCGACGAGCGACGGCCAGGTCTACGCGTTCGCCCCAGCCTGA
- a CDS encoding esterase, with product MRLPALAAVIAASGAVGLLGTPLAAATPAKCPELGGVVDGSRMCQIRDTTRGYALNISYPIDYPDQQAVVDYITQTRDGYVNVAKMPGPHETSYELDTTATQYTAAIPPRNTQSVVFKTFQDVGGAHPQTFYKTFTWDLVQRRPITIENLFAPGAQPFPVILPLIQGELIRQSAQPVLMPPAAGLDPETYQNFAITNDSLIFFFSQGQVLPESAGAVQVTVPRAPIEAMLA from the coding sequence ATGCGCCTTCCCGCACTCGCCGCAGTGATCGCTGCTTCAGGGGCGGTCGGTTTGCTCGGCACGCCTCTTGCGGCCGCGACCCCGGCGAAATGCCCGGAGCTGGGCGGTGTCGTCGACGGCTCGCGGATGTGTCAGATTCGGGACACCACCCGCGGCTACGCGCTCAACATCAGCTATCCCATCGACTACCCGGATCAGCAGGCCGTGGTCGACTACATCACGCAGACGCGCGACGGATACGTCAACGTCGCGAAGATGCCCGGACCGCACGAGACCTCGTACGAGCTGGACACCACCGCGACGCAGTACACCGCGGCGATCCCGCCCCGTAACACCCAGTCGGTCGTGTTCAAGACGTTCCAGGACGTCGGCGGTGCGCATCCGCAGACCTTCTACAAGACGTTCACGTGGGACCTGGTCCAGCGCAGGCCGATCACCATCGAGAACCTGTTCGCGCCTGGCGCACAACCCTTTCCGGTGATCCTGCCGCTGATTCAGGGCGAGCTGATCCGCCAGTCCGCACAGCCGGTGCTGATGCCGCCGGCAGCCGGGCTGGACCCCGAGACCTACCAGAACTTCGCGATCACCAACGACTCGCTGATCTTCTTCTTCAGTCAGGGACAGGTGCTACCGGAATCCGCCGGCGCGGTGCAGGTGACGGTGCCGCGCGCCCCGATCGAGGCCATGCTCGCCTAG
- a CDS encoding class I SAM-dependent methyltransferase has translation MSGYAFTLDDVAYLTGAGQEALAEVAARPLTDAHRVSDIAWARSRFGDRAAVLVETVLLRRRAVAKLAELGDVAGWLFTDEALQQATAGAVAVHRARRLSGRVVHDATCSVGTELAALSNSGDSSPHLIGSDLDAVRLAMARHNVGDRALLCRADALRPITRDAVVVVDPARRSSGRRKFDPRDYAPPLDELLEVYRGRDLVVKCAPGVDFGQLAELGFRGEVQITSLAGSVREACLWSPGLAPSGVTRRATVLDKTGQVAEEFTDADPGDCPSGPAGRWIVDPDGAVVRAGLVRHYAARHGLWQLDPAIAYLSGDELPSGTRGFEVIEQIAYNEKRLRQALSAHGASAVEILVRGVDVDPDALRAKLKLQRSGGQLSVVITRIGAGAAARPTAFICRPSR, from the coding sequence GTGAGCGGCTATGCCTTCACGCTCGACGATGTCGCCTACCTGACCGGAGCCGGTCAGGAGGCGCTCGCCGAGGTGGCTGCCCGGCCCCTGACCGATGCCCACCGGGTATCCGACATCGCCTGGGCGCGTTCGCGTTTCGGTGACCGCGCGGCCGTGCTGGTCGAGACCGTGCTGCTGCGTCGCCGGGCCGTCGCCAAACTGGCCGAGCTCGGCGACGTCGCCGGCTGGCTGTTCACCGACGAGGCACTGCAGCAGGCCACGGCCGGGGCCGTCGCCGTTCATCGGGCGCGGCGGTTGTCCGGTCGCGTCGTGCACGATGCGACGTGTTCCGTCGGGACAGAACTTGCCGCCCTGAGCAATTCGGGTGATTCCTCGCCTCACCTCATCGGCAGCGATCTCGACGCGGTCCGGCTGGCGATGGCGCGGCACAACGTGGGCGACCGGGCGCTGCTGTGCCGTGCGGACGCGCTCCGCCCGATCACGCGGGACGCGGTGGTGGTCGTCGACCCGGCGCGGCGCAGTTCGGGCCGCCGCAAGTTCGATCCCCGCGACTACGCCCCGCCGCTGGACGAGTTGCTCGAGGTCTACCGGGGCCGCGATCTGGTGGTGAAATGCGCACCCGGCGTCGATTTCGGCCAGCTGGCCGAGCTGGGATTTCGCGGCGAGGTGCAGATCACGTCGCTGGCCGGCAGCGTCCGGGAGGCCTGTCTGTGGTCACCGGGGCTGGCCCCGTCCGGCGTCACGCGCCGGGCCACGGTGCTCGACAAGACTGGCCAGGTGGCCGAGGAATTCACCGATGCCGACCCCGGTGACTGTCCATCGGGGCCGGCGGGGCGGTGGATCGTCGACCCCGACGGCGCGGTGGTGCGGGCCGGTCTGGTGCGCCACTATGCGGCGCGGCACGGCCTGTGGCAGCTCGACCCGGCGATCGCGTATCTGTCCGGCGACGAGTTGCCCAGCGGTACGAGGGGTTTCGAGGTAATCGAGCAGATCGCCTACAACGAGAAGCGGCTCCGGCAGGCGCTGTCCGCGCACGGGGCGTCGGCCGTCGAAATCCTGGTGCGCGGCGTCGACGTCGACCCGGATGCGTTGCGCGCCAAGCTGAAGCTGCAGCGCTCGGGTGGGCAGCTCTCCGTGGTGATCACGCGTATCGGTGCCGGGGCCGCCGCCCGGCCGACGGCGTTCATTTGCCGGCCGTCGCGCTGA
- a CDS encoding class I SAM-dependent methyltransferase, with translation MTSTDQTSEVAAADAAAQVSEVVDQAPNPHATAEQVEAARHDTKLAQILYHDWEAESYDDKWSISYDQRCIDYARGRFDAIVPDEVQRQLPYDRALELGCGTGFFLLNLIQAGVARRGSVTDLSPGMVKVATRNGKALGLDIDGRVADAEGIPYEDNTFDLVVGHAVLHHIPDVELSLREVVRVLKPGGRFIFAGEPTTVGNFYARRLADLTWKTTVAAMKLPGLESWRRPQEELDENSRAAALEWIVDLHTFEPADLERMATNAGAVEVATASEEFTAAMLGWPVRTFESTVPPGKLGFKWAKFAFGGWTTLSWFDANVWRRVVPKGWFYNVMITGVKPS, from the coding sequence ATGACGAGTACCGACCAGACTTCCGAGGTCGCCGCAGCCGACGCTGCCGCCCAGGTATCCGAGGTAGTTGACCAGGCCCCCAACCCGCACGCGACGGCCGAGCAGGTCGAGGCGGCCCGCCACGACACCAAGCTGGCGCAGATCCTGTACCACGACTGGGAAGCCGAGAGCTACGACGACAAGTGGTCGATCTCGTACGACCAGCGCTGCATCGACTACGCGCGCGGTCGCTTCGACGCCATCGTCCCCGACGAGGTCCAGCGTCAGCTGCCATATGACCGTGCCCTCGAGCTCGGCTGTGGCACCGGCTTCTTCCTGCTGAACCTGATCCAGGCCGGCGTCGCCCGCCGCGGCTCGGTCACCGACCTGTCCCCGGGCATGGTCAAGGTGGCCACCCGCAACGGCAAGGCCCTCGGTCTGGACATCGACGGCCGCGTCGCCGACGCGGAGGGAATCCCCTACGAGGACAACACCTTCGACCTCGTCGTCGGACACGCGGTGCTGCACCACATCCCCGACGTGGAGCTGTCGCTGCGCGAGGTCGTCCGCGTGCTCAAGCCGGGCGGCCGCTTCATCTTCGCCGGCGAGCCCACCACGGTCGGTAACTTCTACGCCCGCCGCCTGGCCGACCTGACGTGGAAGACCACCGTCGCGGCCATGAAGCTGCCGGGCCTGGAATCCTGGCGCCGGCCGCAGGAGGAGCTCGACGAGAACTCGCGCGCCGCCGCGCTCGAGTGGATCGTCGACCTGCACACGTTCGAGCCCGCCGACCTGGAGCGCATGGCCACCAACGCCGGTGCGGTCGAAGTCGCCACCGCCAGTGAGGAATTCACCGCCGCCATGCTGGGCTGGCCGGTGCGGACCTTCGAGTCGACGGTGCCCCCGGGCAAGCTCGGCTTCAAGTGGGCCAAGTTCGCCTTCGGCGGCTGGACCACGCTGAGCTGGTTCGACGCCAACGTGTGGCGCCGCGTCGTGCCGAAGGGCTGGTTCTACAACGTGATGATCACCGGGGTCAAGCCGTCCTGA
- a CDS encoding enoyl-CoA hydratase — translation MDIGEFVQLHVTDGIGTLLLARPPRNALTRQMCREVAAAAEELGQRSDVTAVIVYGGHEVFCTGDDDHETSTLDAAEARVAGAVCRAAVDAVAAIPRPTVAAVTGYALGSGLTLALAADWRISGDNVKVGSTEILSGRAPAEGAAARLAAAVGDSRAKDLVFSGRFAGAEEAVALGLVDQLVAPDHVYDEAQKWARRFLDASPEALATAKAAFAVR, via the coding sequence ATGGACATCGGCGAGTTCGTCCAACTCCACGTCACCGACGGCATCGGGACCCTTCTCCTGGCCAGGCCACCGCGCAATGCGCTGACCCGCCAGATGTGCCGGGAAGTCGCCGCGGCCGCCGAGGAGCTGGGCCAGCGGTCCGACGTCACCGCCGTCATCGTGTACGGCGGCCACGAGGTCTTCTGCACCGGTGACGACGATCACGAGACCAGCACTCTCGACGCTGCCGAAGCGCGCGTCGCGGGCGCGGTGTGCCGCGCCGCGGTCGACGCCGTCGCCGCCATTCCGCGACCCACCGTCGCGGCCGTCACCGGCTACGCGCTGGGCAGCGGCCTGACGCTGGCCCTGGCGGCCGACTGGCGGATCAGCGGTGACAACGTGAAGGTGGGGTCGACGGAGATCCTGTCGGGCCGGGCACCGGCCGAGGGCGCCGCGGCGCGGTTGGCCGCGGCCGTCGGCGACAGCCGGGCCAAGGACCTGGTGTTCAGCGGCCGGTTCGCCGGTGCCGAGGAAGCGGTGGCCCTGGGTCTGGTCGACCAACTCGTGGCGCCGGACCACGTCTACGACGAGGCGCAGAAGTGGGCGCGCAGGTTCCTGGACGCGTCGCCCGAGGCGCTGGCCACAGCAAAGGCGGCGTTCGCGGTTCGCTGA
- a CDS encoding NUDIX hydrolase: MTELDPLHPRPAATVMLVRDGAPGIEVFLMRRTMSMAFAGGMTVFPGGGVDERDRDADIAWTGPDRTWWAEKFGVDPVLAGALVCAAARETFEESGVLFAGPADDPDGIVSDATVYHESRAALESRELSFGEFLAREKLVLRADLLWPWANWITPKEERTRRYDTFFFVGALPAGQRADGNNTESDHVAWRTPAAALEEFAQGHSFLLPPTWTQLSSLDGRTVGQLLKDERKIEPIEPVLTMGEGTWDIEFFDAERYKAARAGRAQ, encoded by the coding sequence ATGACCGAACTCGACCCGCTGCATCCCAGGCCGGCCGCGACCGTGATGCTGGTGCGCGACGGCGCGCCCGGCATCGAGGTCTTCCTCATGCGCCGCACCATGTCGATGGCCTTCGCCGGCGGCATGACGGTCTTCCCCGGCGGTGGGGTCGACGAGCGCGACCGCGATGCCGACATCGCGTGGACCGGACCCGACCGCACCTGGTGGGCCGAGAAGTTCGGCGTCGACCCCGTGTTGGCCGGCGCACTGGTGTGCGCCGCCGCCCGAGAGACCTTCGAGGAGTCCGGCGTGCTGTTCGCCGGGCCGGCCGACGATCCGGACGGCATCGTCTCCGACGCGACCGTCTACCACGAATCCCGGGCCGCGCTGGAAAGCCGTGAACTGTCGTTCGGGGAGTTCCTGGCCCGCGAGAAGCTGGTGCTGCGTGCGGACCTGCTGTGGCCGTGGGCCAACTGGATCACCCCCAAAGAGGAACGCACCCGCCGCTACGACACGTTCTTCTTCGTCGGTGCCCTGCCGGCCGGCCAGCGCGCCGACGGCAACAACACCGAGAGCGACCACGTCGCGTGGCGTACGCCCGCGGCCGCACTGGAGGAGTTCGCGCAGGGGCATTCGTTCCTGCTGCCGCCCACGTGGACGCAACTGAGCTCGCTGGACGGCCGCACGGTCGGTCAGTTGCTCAAGGACGAGCGGAAGATCGAGCCGATCGAACCGGTGCTCACCATGGGCGAGGGCACGTGGGACATCGAGTTCTTCGATGCCGAGCGGTACAAGGCGGCCCGCGCCGGCAGGGCGCAGTGA
- a CDS encoding ABC transporter ATP-binding protein → MDSVDGDLLIEFSAVTLRRGGATLVGPIDWSVELDERWVVLGPNGAGKTSLLRMAAAVEHPSSGTAFVLGERLGRTDMSELRSRIGLSSSALAQRIPDDEVVRDLVVSAGYAVLGRWREQYDDVDYNRALDTLESIGAEHLADRRYGTLSEGERKRVLIARSLMTDPELLLLDEPAAGLDLGGREELVARLADLAADADAPASVLVTHHVEEIPEGFTHCLLLSEGQAIASGLLPEVLTSENLSQAFGQSIALEYIDGRYFARRTRSRAAHRRRL, encoded by the coding sequence ATCGACTCCGTCGATGGCGACCTCCTGATCGAATTCTCGGCCGTCACACTGCGCCGCGGCGGTGCCACCCTGGTCGGCCCGATCGATTGGTCGGTGGAACTCGATGAGCGCTGGGTCGTCCTCGGTCCCAACGGCGCGGGCAAGACGTCGCTGCTGCGCATGGCGGCCGCCGTCGAGCATCCGTCGTCGGGCACGGCGTTCGTCCTCGGCGAGCGGCTTGGCCGCACCGACATGTCCGAGCTGCGGTCGCGGATCGGGCTCAGCAGTTCGGCGCTGGCACAGCGGATACCCGACGACGAAGTGGTGCGCGACCTGGTGGTCTCCGCCGGTTATGCCGTGCTGGGCCGGTGGCGCGAACAGTACGACGACGTCGACTACAACCGCGCGCTGGACACCTTGGAGAGCATCGGCGCCGAACACCTCGCCGACCGCCGTTACGGCACGCTGTCCGAGGGTGAGCGCAAGCGGGTGCTGATCGCCCGGTCGCTCATGACCGACCCGGAGCTGCTGCTGCTCGACGAGCCGGCGGCCGGACTGGACCTCGGCGGGCGGGAAGAGCTGGTGGCCCGGCTGGCTGATCTGGCCGCCGACGCCGACGCACCCGCCTCCGTCCTGGTCACGCACCACGTCGAGGAAATCCCGGAGGGCTTCACGCACTGCCTGCTGCTCTCCGAGGGGCAGGCGATCGCCTCGGGGCTGCTGCCCGAGGTGCTCACGTCCGAGAATCTCTCCCAGGCCTTCGGTCAGTCGATCGCCCTGGAGTACATCGACGGGCGGTACTTCGCCCGTCGTACCCGCAGTCGCGCGGCGCACAGGAGGCGTTTATGA
- a CDS encoding YczE/YyaS/YitT family protein has translation MAAGKRVSATGLTIRSVLLLAGLSGYGLSMALFVRAGLGLDPWDVFHQGLAKHTGLTIGGATALVGVVVLLGWIPLRNRPGVGTVANVIVISVVVDAALMVLPQPTTLPVRTAMMVGAVVLNAVSTVMYIGAGMGPGPRDGLMTGLVARTGWSVRLVRTGIEVTVLATGWLLGGTVGVGTVVYALGIGPLVQLVLRCTPTRWLAASGWAHVVGDRAAEPAVATMSECPAPSTTTS, from the coding sequence ATGGCAGCGGGTAAACGCGTCAGTGCGACCGGCCTGACAATCCGCTCGGTGCTGCTGCTGGCGGGCCTGAGCGGCTACGGCCTGTCGATGGCACTGTTCGTGCGGGCCGGCCTGGGCCTGGACCCGTGGGACGTCTTCCACCAGGGCCTGGCCAAGCACACCGGGCTGACCATCGGTGGTGCCACGGCGCTCGTCGGCGTCGTGGTGCTGCTCGGCTGGATCCCGCTGCGGAACCGGCCGGGCGTCGGCACCGTCGCGAACGTCATCGTCATTTCCGTCGTGGTCGACGCCGCCCTGATGGTGCTGCCGCAGCCGACGACGCTGCCGGTGCGCACTGCGATGATGGTCGGCGCCGTGGTGCTCAACGCCGTGAGCACGGTGATGTACATCGGTGCCGGGATGGGGCCGGGTCCGCGCGACGGACTGATGACCGGGCTGGTGGCCCGGACCGGATGGTCGGTGCGACTGGTCCGCACCGGCATCGAGGTGACGGTGCTGGCCACTGGCTGGCTGCTGGGCGGCACCGTCGGCGTCGGAACCGTCGTGTACGCCTTGGGGATTGGGCCGCTGGTGCAACTGGTGCTGCGGTGCACCCCGACCCGGTGGCTCGCGGCCAGCGGATGGGCGCACGTGGTGGGGGACCGGGCGGCCGAACCTGCCGTGGCTACGATGAGCGAGTGCCCGGCGCCCTCAACGACAACCTCGTAA
- a CDS encoding PLP-dependent aminotransferase family protein, with the protein MSIEMSARSLDEVLLARELGNWRTSSLSGPAYLGLADAIRLLIVDGRLPVGARYPSERALADALRVSRTTVTAAYAQLREDGYLNARRGARSTTALPPTALTASPAPLVRTGTLSLADAAPSAPAAATLEAFARAAQRVAPHLHDLGIELTGVAELRRAIAERYCARGLPTDPDEIMVTTGALHAINLVLATYARPGDRVLIEQPTYHGAISLIAASGARPVPVSMAEDGWELDAVQAAMRQLAPTLAYLIVDNHNPTGLSLPAAGRERLARIISETRTRTIIDETICDIWLDEPLPPPLASYLESRRDLVITVGSMSKSFWGGLRVGWIRAERSTLAAIAAVRPTIDLGTAIVEQLASADLLRQADTVLPARRDMLRARRELVSSLLQEQLPDWTASPCHGGMSMWMRLPAPMSSALSAAASRMGLVIPAGPRFGVDGTLERFIRVPFTQPEERLHQSVAVLAQAWRGVTGVGTPDAHALVV; encoded by the coding sequence ATGTCGATCGAGATGTCAGCCAGATCACTTGACGAAGTCCTTCTGGCACGCGAATTGGGCAACTGGCGCACGTCCAGCCTCAGTGGCCCCGCCTATCTGGGCCTGGCCGACGCCATCCGCCTGCTCATCGTCGACGGCCGGCTCCCCGTCGGCGCCCGGTATCCGAGCGAACGCGCGCTGGCCGACGCCCTGCGCGTCTCCCGTACCACCGTCACCGCGGCCTATGCCCAGCTGCGCGAGGACGGCTACCTCAACGCCCGCCGCGGCGCCCGCAGCACCACGGCCCTGCCGCCCACCGCGCTCACGGCCAGTCCGGCACCCCTCGTCCGAACCGGCACGCTGAGCCTGGCCGACGCCGCGCCCTCCGCGCCGGCGGCCGCCACCCTCGAGGCGTTCGCGCGCGCCGCCCAGCGCGTGGCGCCGCATCTGCACGACCTCGGCATCGAACTCACCGGCGTCGCCGAGCTTCGCCGGGCCATCGCCGAAAGATATTGCGCCAGAGGTCTTCCCACCGATCCGGACGAGATCATGGTGACCACCGGGGCGCTCCACGCGATCAATCTCGTGCTGGCCACCTACGCCCGCCCGGGCGACCGCGTGCTGATCGAGCAGCCGACGTACCACGGCGCCATCTCGCTCATCGCGGCCTCCGGCGCCCGGCCGGTGCCCGTCAGCATGGCCGAAGACGGCTGGGAACTGGATGCCGTGCAGGCCGCCATGCGGCAACTGGCCCCCACCCTGGCCTATCTGATCGTCGACAACCACAACCCGACCGGGCTGAGCCTGCCGGCCGCGGGGCGCGAGCGCCTCGCCCGCATCATCTCCGAGACCCGGACCCGCACCATCATCGACGAAACCATCTGCGACATCTGGCTGGACGAGCCGCTGCCGCCGCCGCTGGCCTCCTACCTGGAGAGCCGCCGCGACCTGGTGATCACCGTCGGCTCGATGTCGAAGTCGTTCTGGGGCGGCCTGCGGGTCGGCTGGATTCGCGCCGAACGGTCCACCCTGGCCGCCATCGCCGCGGTGCGGCCGACCATCGACCTCGGCACCGCGATCGTCGAACAACTGGCGTCGGCCGACCTGCTCCGGCAGGCCGACACCGTCCTGCCCGCCCGTCGCGACATGTTGCGCGCCCGGCGTGAGCTGGTGAGTTCGCTTCTGCAGGAACAACTCCCGGACTGGACGGCCAGCCCGTGCCACGGCGGCATGTCGATGTGGATGCGGCTGCCCGCACCCATGAGTTCAGCACTGTCCGCCGCGGCGTCCCGGATGGGCCTCGTCATCCCCGCCGGGCCACGCTTCGGGGTCGACGGCACGCTGGAGCGCTTCATCCGCGTGCCCTTCACCCAGCCCGAGGAGCGCCTGCACCAGTCGGTCGCGGTGCTGGCTCAGGCGTGGCGCGGCGTCACCGGCGTGGGTACGCCGGACGCGCACGCCCTCGTTGTCTGA
- the serB gene encoding phosphoserine phosphatase SerB has translation MTQESNSNGSVLITVTGLDQPGVTSTLFGVLSRHNIELLNVEQVVIRGRLTLGVLVAVPAEVASDVLRADVQQAIGELGLDVSIDSSDDQPVLTEPSTHTIVVLGRPITAEAFTVVAREVAALGVNIDFIRGVSDYPVTGLELRVSVPQMGGAYAQLQTALARVAVDEGVDIALEDYSLARRAKRLIVFDVDSTLIQGEVIEMLAARAGAEAKVAAITEAAMRGELDFEESLRERVATLAGLPAEVVDEVADQIELTPGARTTLRTLRRLGYHCGVVSGGFRQVIEPLAEELMLDFVAANHLEIVDGKLTGRVTGPIVDRPGKAKALRDFANQAGVPMEQTVAVGDGANDIDMLSAAGLGVAFNAKPALRAVADASLNHPYLDTVLFILGITRGEIEAADAVDGVVRRVDIP, from the coding sequence ATGACGCAGGAAAGCAACTCAAACGGGTCGGTGCTGATCACCGTCACCGGATTGGACCAGCCGGGTGTGACGTCGACGCTGTTCGGCGTGCTGTCGCGGCACAACATCGAGCTGTTGAACGTCGAGCAGGTGGTGATCCGTGGCCGCCTGACGCTCGGCGTCCTGGTCGCGGTGCCGGCCGAGGTGGCGAGCGACGTATTGCGCGCCGACGTGCAGCAGGCCATCGGCGAGCTGGGGCTCGACGTGTCGATCGACAGTAGTGACGACCAGCCCGTCCTGACCGAACCGTCGACGCACACCATCGTGGTGCTGGGCCGGCCCATCACCGCCGAGGCCTTCACCGTCGTCGCCCGCGAGGTGGCGGCGCTCGGGGTCAACATCGACTTCATCCGCGGCGTCTCCGACTACCCGGTGACGGGTCTGGAGCTGCGGGTGTCGGTGCCGCAGATGGGCGGCGCCTACGCGCAGCTGCAGACCGCGCTGGCCCGTGTCGCGGTCGACGAGGGCGTCGACATCGCGCTCGAGGACTACAGCCTGGCCCGGCGGGCCAAGCGCCTCATCGTGTTCGACGTCGACTCGACGCTGATCCAGGGCGAGGTCATCGAGATGCTGGCGGCGCGCGCCGGCGCCGAGGCGAAGGTCGCGGCCATCACCGAAGCCGCCATGCGCGGCGAACTGGACTTCGAGGAGTCGCTGCGGGAGCGGGTGGCCACGCTCGCCGGCCTGCCTGCCGAGGTGGTCGACGAGGTCGCCGACCAGATCGAGCTGACCCCGGGCGCCCGTACCACGCTGCGCACGCTGCGCCGGCTGGGATACCACTGCGGTGTGGTGTCCGGTGGGTTCCGTCAGGTGATCGAGCCGCTGGCCGAGGAACTGATGCTCGACTTCGTGGCGGCCAACCACCTCGAGATCGTCGACGGCAAGCTGACCGGCCGGGTGACCGGCCCCATCGTCGACCGCCCGGGCAAGGCCAAGGCGCTGCGCGACTTCGCCAACCAGGCCGGTGTGCCCATGGAGCAGACCGTCGCGGTCGGCGACGGCGCCAACGACATCGACATGTTGTCGGCGGCCGGCCTCGGCGTCGCGTTCAACGCCAAGCCCGCGCTGCGGGCCGTTGCCGACGCCTCGCTGAACCACCCGTATCTGGACACCGTGCTGTTCATCCTGGGCATCACGCGTGGCGAGATCGAGGCCGCCGACGCCGTCGACGGTGTGGTGCGTCGGGTGGACATTCCCTAG